CTCTCCTCCGAGGAAGGAGTGGAGGCGGAGCGGCTCTCCACCCACCCGAGGAGAGGTCTCGAACACCTCGAGATCGACGGCCCGCGCCACGAAGCCCTCGACCTCATGGACGTAGAGGCACTCGTTGATCCAGCTGACCAGGAGGGACTCGATCGTCTCGGCATGGGCCCGGACCTCCCGGCGGTCGCGCACCTCCACCGAGGCGGGCTCGACGATCAGGGCGAAGACGCCGAGGGCGGTCTGCACGAAGGCCTCGGCGGCGGTGGGCCCCCGGCCGATGACCCCCACGTCCGCTTCGACGTCGAAGTAGTCGTAGCCTGGCGTCACGGCGCGGCCCCATCGGCGCGAC
This window of the Candidatus Methylomirabilota bacterium genome carries:
- a CDS encoding archease, with amino-acid sequence MTPGYDYFDVEADVGVIGRGPTAAEAFVQTALGVFALIVEPASVEVRDRREVRAHAETIESLLVSWINECLYVHEVEGFVARAVDLEVFETSPRVGGEPLRLHSFLGGEEVDPRRHRLGTVVKAATLHQVSVEAVPGGYEARLIVDV